CGTACTGCTCGGGGAGCAGGTCGATCACCGGATGGGCCGTCTCCTCGTCGATCTCGGCGGAGTGAGCCCCCTCCAGGTCGAGGACGTTACGCGCGTACTCGACGACGGCCATCTGGAAGCCGAGACAGAGGCCGAGCCACGGCAGGTCGTTCTCGCGGGCGTAGCGGCAGGCCTCGATCTTCCCCTCGATGCCACGCGAGCCGAAGCCGCCGGGAACGACGACGCCGTCCACGTCGGCGAGTTCGTCGGCGTCGCCCTCCGCGAGTTTCTCGGAGTGGATCCAGGTCGTGTTCACGTCGACCCCGGCCTCCAGCCCGGCGTGTTTCAGCGACTCGTGGATCGAGATGTAGGCGTCCTCCAGGCCGTACTTGCCCACGAGGGCGATCTCGACCTCGCCTGTGGTCTCCCGGGTCACCAGATCCCGCCAGTGGTTGTCCCGCTCGTCCTCGGGCAGGGCTTCGTCGGCCAGGTCGAGGCGCTCCATCACGTACTGGTCGAGGCCCTCCTCCTCGACCATCAGCGGGACGTGGTAGATGTCCTCGACGTCCGGGTTCGAGAAGACGGCGTCGGTGGGCACGTCGCAGAACAGGGCGATCTTCTCCTTGACGTCCGGGTGGAGTTTGTCCTCACAGCGCCCGACCAGGATGTCGGGCTGGAGCCCGATCGATCGGAGTTCCTTCACGGAGTGCTGGGTGGGTTTGGTCTTCTGCTCGCCGTTCTTCGAGTAGGGGACGAGCGTGACGTGCGTGAAGAGGATGTCCTCCTCGTCCTGTTCGTGGGCGAACTGCCGGAGGGCTTCCAGATAGGGCATCCCCTCGATGTCACCCACGGTGCCGCCGACCTCGACGATGCAGACGTCGTGGCCCTCGGCGGCCTCGCGGATGCGCCGCTTGATGTCGTCGGTGATGTGGGGAATGATCTGTACCGTTTTGCCCAGGTAGTCGCCAGCGCGTTCCTTCTCGATGACGTCGCGGTAGACCTTCCCCGTGGTGACGTTGTGGTCGAAGGTCATGTCGACGTCGAGGAACCGCTCGTAGTTCCCCAGGTCGAGGTCGACCTCCCCGCCGTCTTTCAGCACGTACACCTCGCCGTGCTGGTAGGGGTTCATGGTCCCCGCGTCGACGTTCAGGTAGGGGTCGATCTTGACCGCCGTGACGTCGAAGCCGGCGTTGGCCAGCAACCGCCCCGTGCTCGCGGCGGTGATGCCTTTGCCCAGGCCAGACATCACGCCGCCGGTGACGAAAATGAACTTCCGACCCAGTTCCGGGTCGTAGTTCGTCTCTGATTCGGTCGGCATACCGACGGTGCGCGCGGGGCGCTCAAAACGGTTACGGGAAGGTCCGAGCGTGCCACGTTTGCACACTTTTGGTTCTCCCGCGCCGTCGCCGCGTCCTCACTCGGTCAGGAACGCCGCCACCGACTCGCCGATCCCCGCCACCTGTCCCGTGAAGAAGTGATCGCCCGGGAGCGACTCGACAGCGTCCCCGCGCTCGCGTGCGCGTAGGACCACCGGTTCCCAGTCCACTGTCGAATCGTTCTCGCCGTACAGGACCTGCACGGGACAGGAGAGCCCATCGAGGGCGGCGACGGTGTCCGCCCCGCCCAGCGACGACGGCGGTGCCAGCACCGAGAGGGCGCTCGGCTCGGGGTCGCTCTCGGCCGCCGCCAGGAGCGCGACGCCGGCACCGAAACTGTAGCCGAACAGCGCCACCTCGTCGTAGTCGTCGCGCGCGGACGCGAGCACCGTCAGCGCGTCGCGGCGTTCCCCCTCGCCCTCGTCCCAGGGGCCGTAGTCGAACCGGAGGCAGGCCACGCCGCGCTCTCCGAGCGCCTCGCCGACCGCCCGGAGCCGCGGGTCCGACCGCGTGCCGCCCATCTGCGGGTGGGGCGGGCAGGCGACGACGGCGCGGTCGGCGTCGGGGGTATCGACCGTCACTCTGAGGTCGCGGTCGCCGGCGATGCGGCGCTGCTCGCTCATGTCACCATAGAAGGCGGTGTGAGAGATTTAAGGGCAGCGGAACCCAATGGCCCCCATGGGAATCCTCTCGCGCGCCTCCTACGTCATCCGTTCGAAGGTCAACGCCGTCCTGAACCGGGCGGAAGACCCCTCCGAGACGCTCGATTACTCCTACGAGCAGATGCGAGACGAACTCCAGAACGTCAAGCAGGGCATCGCCGACCTGACGACCCAGAAGAAACGGTTAGAGATCCAGCAGCGCCGCCTCGAGGAGAACGTCGAGAAGCACAACGAGCAGGCCCGAGAGGCCGTCCGGCAGGACCGGGAGGACCTCGCGCGCCGGGCGCTGGAGAAGAAAAAACAGAAGATGAACCAGATCGAGGACCTGGAGACCCAGATCCAGAAGCTCCAGGGCCAGCAGGACCAGCTGATCGAGAAGAAAGACGACCTCCAGAACCGGATCGAGCAGTTCCGGACGAAAAAGGAGACGATGAAGGCCCGCTACAAGGCCGCGGAGGCCTCGAAGACCGTCTCGGAGGCGATGACCGGCGCGGGCGACGAGATGGCGGACGTCGGGCGCTCGATCGAGCGCGCGGAGGAACGCACCGAGGAGATGGAGGCCCGGGCCGCGGCGATGGACGAACTCCAGGAGTCGGGCGCCTTCGAGGACGCGCTGAGCGACGAGGACCAGCTGGACCGCGAACTCGAGGAGATCCGCACCACGGGCGAGGTCGATGCCGAACTCGACACGCTCAAAGCCGAGATGGGGGAGTCAGAGACCGACGGGGAGGCCGAGGCCGGGGACGTCGATTCGGCGGCCGACCCAGACGTCGAGACCGAGGTCGACGACGAGGAAGTGGAGGCCGAACTCGACGAGCTAAAAGAAGAGGAGCAGAACTGAGCGGCGCCAGGTCGGGAGCGACCGAACTCAGTGCAGGAAGGTCGGCTCGGTCCGCTGCTGGTCGACCTCGCGCTCCAGGTGCTCGCGGAAGGCGGCGGGGTCGACCTCGTTTCGCTCGCGCTCCTTGCGGTCGCGGACGGAGATGGTCCCCGACTCCTCCTCGTCGCCCCCGAGGATCAGCATGTAGGGCACCAGGTCCTCGTGGGCCTGGCGGATCTTCTTCTTGACCGTCCACGAACGGTCCTCGATGGTCACGCGGTAGTCGCCCAGTTCTCGCTTGATCTCCTCGGCGTAGTCGAGGTTGTCGTCGCTGATCGGGAGGATCCGGATCTGTTCGGGCGCGAGCCACGGCGGGAACTTCCCGTTGTAATGTTCGGTGAGGACCATGAAGAAGCGCTCGTAGGAGCCGTAGAGCGCGCGGTGAATCATCACCGGCCGGTGTTCCTCGTTGTCCTCGCCGACGTAGGTGAGGTCGAACCGCTCGGGCATGTTGAAGTCCAGCTGGACCGTCGGCCCGTCCCAGTCACGCCCGAGGGCGTCCTGGAAGGCGAAGTCGATCTTCGGGCCGTAGAAGGCCCCGTCGCCGTCCTCGACGACGTACTCCATGTCCGCCCCTTCCAGCACCGATTCGAGCTGGGATTCCGCGCGCTCCCAGATCTCGTCGCTGCCCACGGACTTGTCGGGTCGGGTGGCGAACTGGACGGTGTAGTCGAGCTGGAAGGTGTCGAGGATGTCGAGGATGATGTCGATGATGGCCTCGACCTCGTCTTCGATCTGGTCCGGGCGGACGAACAGGTGGCCGTCGTCGATGGTGAACGACCAGACCCGGGAGAGGCCGGAGAGTTCCCCTCGCTGTTCTTTGCGGTAGACCTTCCCGTCCTCGAAGTAGCGGACGGGGAGGTCGCGATAGGACCACTGGCCCTGGTCGAAGATGGTCGCGTGGCCCGGGCAGTTCATCGGCTTCAATCCATATTCCTCGTCGTTGACGTCGAGGAGGAACATGTCGTCGACGTAGTTCTCGTAGTGGCCCGACTTCTTCCACAGTTCCGTCCGGAAGACGTGCGGGGTCTCGACCTCGCGGTAGTCGTTCTGCCTGTTGAGACCGGCCACGTAGTCCGAGAGCTCGTTCAGGATCGTCTTTCCGTTCGGGTGATAGAGGGGGAGGCCCGGCCCGGTCGTCTCGTCGATGGAAAAGAGGTCCATCTCCTGGCCGATCTTGCGATGGTCCCGCTCCGCGGCCTTCCGGCGCTGTTCGAGGAACTCCGCCAGTTCGTCCTCGGAGGGGAAGGCGGTACCGTAGACCCGGGTGAGCATCTCGTTGTCCTCCTCGCCGCGCCAGTAGGCGGCGGACATCTCCAGCAGCGAGAAGCCGCCGATCTCGCCCGTCGACTCGACGTGGGGGCCCTGACAGAGGTCGTAGAACTCGCCTTGCTGGTAGAACTGGACGGGATCCTCGCCGGCCGCCTCGTCCTCGAGGATCTCACGCTTGAAGCGGTTGTCCTCGTAGCGCTCTTTGGCGTCCCCGCGGGGGACCATCTCTCGCTCGATCTCGAGGTCCTCCTCGATGATCGACTCGGCCTCGGCCTCGATCTCCTCGAGGTCGTCCTCGTCGATGTCGACGCCGGCGATGTCGTAGTAGAAGCCGTCGTCGGTCCAGGGGCCGATGGTGAGTTTCGCCTCCGGATACAGTCGCTGGAGGGCCTGGGCGAAGACGTGGGCCGCCGAGTGGCGCAACACGTCGAGGTACTCCGCGGCGCTCTCGGTGACGATCTCGATCTCGACGTCTCTCTCGATGGGCGCGTGCTTGTCGACGAGGTCGCCGTCGACGACGCCGGCGACCGTGTCCCGACCCAATCCCGGTCCGATTTCGAACGCGACGTCCTCGACGCTCGACCCCTGCTCCATCTGGAGGGTCGATCCGTCGGGGAGCGTGACCGTGACCTCGCTCATACCCGTGGCAAGTCGGCACCGCGGGATAAGTGTATTGAGAATCCGACGACAGGCGGCGACCGCCGCCGCGTACGGTCAGCGACGGACCGCTCAGGACTGGGCCGTCCGCTCGACCGTCTGCTCGTCGATCCGGTTCCCGAGCTTCGCCCCCAGCCGGCGGTATGCCTGGGCGGCGTAACTGTCGGGGCTCGTGACCACGAGCGGTTCGTCGGCGGTCGCCTCGTCGTCCTTCGGGACGACGCCGAGGACGTCCTCGCCCAGTTCCTCCCCCACCGCGGAGACGTCGATGTCGTCCCGCACCTTCGTGAGGACCGCGCCGACGACCGTGCCGTCGACGTGGTCGGCCAGTTCGCCCACCTTCCTGGCGTCGGTCAGTGACACCTCGTCGGGCGTCGTCACGAGGACGATGCCGTCGGAGACGCCCGCGGGGACCAGCGTCTCGTGGGAGAGGCCGGCTCCGGTGTCGACGATGACCGCGTCGAAGGAGCGCCGCAGCGCCCGCAGCACGGGCCGGAGGTTCGAGGGGTCGGCCGCGGCGAAGGAATCGAGCGTCCCGCGACCGGCCAGCACGGAGACGCCCTTCGGCCCCGTGGCGATGGCGTCGCCCATCTCCGCCTCGCCGGCCAATACGTCGTGGAGGTGTGGCTCGTGGTCCAGTCCGAGCAGTTCGCTCAGGTTCGTCATCCCCAGGTCTGCGTCGACGACGACCGTGTCCCGCCCCGACTCCTGGAGTGCGATGCCCACGTTGACGGTCGTCGTCGTCTTGCCCACGCCGCCCTTGCCCCCCGCCACGGTGTACACGTGCCCAGCCATGCCTTGTCCCCTAGCGCGTCCCGCACCTGAAATACATATCGTGGGGTGACACTGGTGTTTTAAACCGCGCCCCCGCCGAAACGGGCCGGTCGTCGGGTACGAGGCCCGTCGCCGGTCGACCGGGGCGCGAGATTCCGGAACACTAAATCCGTCGCTCGCGCGACTGAGTGGCAATGACCGATCCGGTTGCGCTGGTGGGCCAGTCGCTGACGGCGGAGACGCGGGCCGAGTTCGAAGCGCGCGTCGACGACCAGGCGGCGTACCTCGAAGACGTGATCGAACGGGGCGACCTCGACAACGAGGACTTCGCCCTCGGCCTGGAACTGGAGGTGTACGCCGTCGACGACGACGGCGCGCTCGCCCGACTCCCGGAGGCCGTCTTCGAGGCCTGTAACGCCGAACTGGGGCTGCACAACGCCGAAGTGAACACCGACCCCGATCCCTTCACCGCCGAGGGGATCGCGGCCCAGGCCCGCTCGCTCGAAGAACGCTGGGACCGGGCCCGCGCGGCGGCCCGCGAGCACGGCCTCGACCTCGTGCTCGACGCGATGTGGACGACGCCCCCCGCCACGGAGGGGAGCTACGACTACCTCGCCGACACCGACCGACGCGACGGGACCGACCTCCCGTCGAACATGCGCCCGGTCCCGCGGTACTGGGCCATCGACCGCCACTGCCTGGACCTGGCCGACGGCTCGGTGCCCTTCGACGTCCCCGGCGCCGACCTGTCCTTCCCGACCATCCTCTTCGAGTCGCTGGCGACCTCGATTCAGCCCCACGTCCAGATCCCCGAGACCGAGCAGTTCCCCCGCTACCACGACCTCGCGACCCGGACGATGGGCCCGGTGCTGGCCCTGGCCGTCAACTCCCCCTTCCTCCCCGGCGACCTGTACGACGACGTCGACCCCGAACGCGTGCTCGCGGAGACCCACCACGAACTCCGGATCGCGGCCTTCGAGCAGTCGGTCAACCACACCGATCCGCCGAAGGTCAGGGTACCCGACGACCTCGACGACCCGACGGCCGTCGTGGACCACGTCGTCGACGATCCGCTCCTGGCCCCGTTCCTCGAGGAGTGGGTCGAGGACACCGACGACGGCTTCGCCGGCGAGTTCTGGGAGTTCGACCACAAACGCGGCACCTTCTGGCGCTGGCTTCGCGGCGTCATCGGCGGCGAACCCGTCGACGGCGCGGGCGACCGCCAGTCGATCCGCATCGAGTACCGTCCGATCCCCACCCAGCCCTCGATCCGGGACGTCGTCGGCTTCCAGTGTCTCGTCGGCGGCCTCCTGCGCGGCCTCGTCGCGGCCGACCACCCGCTGGGAACGCTCGACTGGGCCGACGCCGAACGGTGTTTCTACTCCGCCGCGGCGAACGGCCTCGACGCCGAGTTCGCCTGGATCACCGCCGACGGCGAGCGGACGAGCGACCCCGAGACGGTGTTCGCGGAGGTCTTCGAGTACGCCCGCCGCGGCCTCGCCGAGCAGGGCGTCGACGACGCCACCGCGGACCGGTACCTCGACCCCCTCGAAGCCCGGTGGGAGGCGCGAACGACCCCGAGTCAGTGGAAGATCGACCGGGCGCGCGCGGAACTGGCGGAGGGTGCGGATCTGGAAGCGGCCCTCCGGACCGTGCAGGAGGAGTACGTCCGGCTGTCACGGGAACGCGACACGTTCGCCGACTGGCTCTGAGCAGCTCGGATTACTTCTCCCGCGCGCCCGTGCCTGGCCGATCGACGCCGGAGAGATCGATCGACCCGCCGGGCATCGGGATCCCTTCGAAGGGATCGTCGGCGAGCAACAGCGACCCGTCCAGATCGGCATAGTCGACGAGCGGCGTGAGTTGGGCCGCCGCCGCGATCGAGGCGTTCGTCTCGGTCATGCAGCCGAGCATGACGTCCAGCCCGCACGCGCGGGCGGCGTGACACATTCGGAGGACGGGCCACACGCCGCCGCATTTCGAGAGTTTGGGTACCACGATAGCGGCGGCGTCGGCGACCCGGGGCACGTCCGCCGGGGTGATACAGCTCTCGTCGGCCGCGACTGGCAACGGCCCCGCGTCGAAGACGCGGGCTAACCCGTCCAGATCGTCCGCGGGAACCGGCTGTTCGACGAACTCGACGCCCTCGTCGGCCAGGAACCCCGCCATCTCGACGGCCCGATCGGCGTCCCAGGCGCCGTTGGCGTCAACCCGGATCGTCGTGTCTGGGACGCGTTCTCGTACTCTCCGGACGATCTCGCGGTCCCGATCGGTCCCGAGTTTGAGCTTCAGGATCGGATAGGTCTCGGCCGCGCGCGCCGCGCGCTCGGCCATCCGCTCGGTGTCGTCGATGCCGACGGTGAACGACGAGCGAATGCTTCGTCCCGGATCGAGTCCGAGGTCCCGGTAGAGGGGGTCGTCCGCCCGCTTCGCGGCCAGGTCCGCCAGCGCGACGCTGACTGCCGCCCGGGCGGCCGGGTGTTCGGCGGGGCCGCCGGCGGTCTCGGAAAGTCGATGGGCGATTCGCTGGCGGTTCCGGGGATCGACGTCTTCGACCGCGGCCAGCAGGTCCGGGAGGACGCGCTCGACGGTCTCGCACGTCTCGCCGTAGTACTCGCTCGGGGCCGCGCCGCCGATCCCCACCCGGCCGTCCGTTCCGTCGACGCGGACGACCAGATTTTCGGAGACGGTGCTTGTCCCGCGGGAGATGCCGAAGGGTTCCGCGAGCGCGAGGTCGTACCAGTCGAACTCTGTGGTACGTGGCATGGCGGGAGTCAGACGAGCGCGTCGAGCAGTTCAGCTGCGTCGAACCGGACGGGGTCGGTGGCCGGCGCGTCGATGGCCGTCGCGTACTCGATGATCGCGCGGTTGGCCTCGCCCTCGTCCAGGTCGGCCGTGTTCAGCGCACCGGCGGCGACGGTCGTCTCCGCCACTGGCGCGGCCAGGTCCTCGTAGAGCGAGACGACCTCGGGGACCGGTGGGATCGCGAAGGGCTCGTAGCCGTGGATCGCCTCGCGGCCGGCCTCGTGACAGAGAACCAGCGCGTCGGGCATCGCCCCGTGGAGGATGCCGCAGGTCACCGCCGAGTAGGCGGGGTGGGTGATCGACCCCTGACCTTCGACGACGAGCAGGTCGTGGTCGGCGCCGCGCTCGCGGACCATCCGCTCGACCGCGCCGGCAGTGAAGTCGCTCGCGGTGCGGTCGACGACGATTCCCCAGTCCTCGATCAGGACGCCGGTCTGGCCGGTCGGGACCAGCGCCGCGTCGATCCCGCGCTCGCGGGCCGCCGCGACGAGCTCGGCGCTGGTGGTCATCTTCCCCGTCGAGCAGTCCGTCCCCACAGTGAGGACGACGTCGGCGTCGACCTCGCGGGCGCGTCCCTCGGCGACGGTGAGGTCGTCGGGCGGTCGCCGGAGGTCCCGGAGTTCGACCCCGTGTTCGTCGGCGAGGGCGGCGAACTCGTCGTCCTCGGCGAGGAAATAGTGCAGGCCAGCGAGTACGTCGCAGCCGCGCTCGATGGCGCCGCGGACGTCCGGCCGCCAGCGCTCGTCGAAGTCGCCGCCGATGGGGGCGATGCCGATCACCAGCGCGTCGACCCGCTCGGGAACGTCCTCGATCCCGGCGACGATCGGCGCGTCCTGCACGTCCGGGAGGTGATCGCGGACGCGCTCGCCCGCGTGCTCCCTGTCGAGGACGGCGCACACCTCGTACTCGGCGTAGCGGAGCACGCCGACGGCGGTCTTCGCGCGGTCGGGGAACCCCTCGTGGGCGAGGAGGGCCACGTTCATGCGAGAGGGGTCGGTCGGTGCGGACATAAACATTGACACCTAAGGATTTTTATGTCGATCTACCGTCACGGAGGATATGCGTCGTTTCGCGATAGCACTCCTCGTGGGGGGTGTGCTGGCACTGACGATGGTCGCCGCGCCGGCGGCAGGAGCACAGACAGAGACGCAGGGGAACGAGACGGTCCTGGGGATCGGCGTCGACGCCTGGACTGTCTCCGGAGTCACGGTCGATGGAGCCGATAACGAATCGGTCGAGCGGGCGCGGCAGGCACTGGCCGCGAACCTGAGCGTCCCGGCCGAGAACGTCCGACTGCAACCCGAGAACGAAACGGCCGAGGTGTACGGGGCGAACCTCACCCTCGCAGGGATCGGGGCCGGGTTCGAGGCGGCCGGGTTCTCGCCCGATACGGTCCGGCGAGGCGTGACGGAGGCGACGCGTAACGAGATCGTCGGCGTCCTGCGCAACCGACTCGGGGCCCGGGGGCTGAACGCCACCGCCGAGACGGTCACCGTCGACGGCAGCCAGCACGTCGTCGTCACGGGGGCGAGTCCCCGGACGGTGACGGAGATCGTCCGGAACCGCGGCACGGTCTCGGCGGTCGCGCACTTCCCGGTAGAGATGGGCTCCACGACGGTCTACCGCCAGCGGACGATCCTGACCCAGGACGACTTCGTCGGCGTCGGGCCGGGTGCGGCGAGCCGTCCCTACACCGACCGGCCCAGCGTCGAGGTCCACCTCGATCCCCGGGCCGCCCGTGAGGCCGCCGTCTTCCTCAAGGAGGCCGGGTTCACTGAAGAAGGTGTCACGGGCTGTCCCGACGACGCGGCCGAGAATCCCGACGAAGCCGAGGGCTACTGCCTGTACAGCGTCGTCAACGGCGAGGTCGTCACCGCGACGTCGCTGGGCGGGGACCTGGCCTGGTCGATCGACTTCGAGAACTACGAGGAAGACCCGTCGGTCCTGCTCTACACGGACACCGCAGAGCAGGCCACGCAGCTCTCGATGACGCTCCGGACCGGCGCCTTCCCCGTGCCGCTGTCGGTCACCGAGGTCCCGGAATCGGTCGCCCGGGCCGCGCTGGCGAGCGAGGACGACCCCCTCGACGACGAGGTCGACGTGGGCTCTGACCCGATCAACGTGACGACCACCGCGGCGCCGCCGGAGACGACGACGGAACCGGAGCCGGAGACGACCGAACCACCGACCGAGGCGCCGCCGACCGAGGAATCGAGCCCCGAGACGGCTGCAGCGACGACCGACGACTCTGACGGACCCGTCACCGTCACCGACAGCGGGGCGCTCGGCCCCGGCTTCACGCCGCTCACCGCCCTGCTCGCGGTCGCCCTGGCCAGCGTCGCACTGCTTTCGCGACGCGTCAGATAGCGCGCAGCCGGACCGTCCAGAAATCGCGGAAGGCGTCCTCGAGGGCGGGCTCGGGGTTGCCGGTCGCGTCGACGGTGGCGGTCACGTCCGCCACCTCGGAGAACTCGCCCAGCACCGTCCGCTCGCCGACGACGTACAGCGGATCGGTCGTCCGTTCTGCGAGGGCCTCCAGACAGCGGTCGACGTGGGAGTCGATCTGTTCGTCGCGGAGGCGTTCG
Above is a genomic segment from Halorientalis sp. LT38 containing:
- a CDS encoding CTP synthase translates to MPTESETNYDPELGRKFIFVTGGVMSGLGKGITAASTGRLLANAGFDVTAVKIDPYLNVDAGTMNPYQHGEVYVLKDGGEVDLDLGNYERFLDVDMTFDHNVTTGKVYRDVIEKERAGDYLGKTVQIIPHITDDIKRRIREAAEGHDVCIVEVGGTVGDIEGMPYLEALRQFAHEQDEEDILFTHVTLVPYSKNGEQKTKPTQHSVKELRSIGLQPDILVGRCEDKLHPDVKEKIALFCDVPTDAVFSNPDVEDIYHVPLMVEEEGLDQYVMERLDLADEALPEDERDNHWRDLVTRETTGEVEIALVGKYGLEDAYISIHESLKHAGLEAGVDVNTTWIHSEKLAEGDADELADVDGVVVPGGFGSRGIEGKIEACRYARENDLPWLGLCLGFQMAVVEYARNVLDLEGAHSAEIDEETAHPVIDLLPEQYDLEDMGGTMRLGAHETDIDPGTLASELYGGTSCTERHRHRYEVNPEYIDDLEAAGLDFSGHTNKRMEILELPDHPYYLGTQFHPEFRSRPGRASPPFVGLLEAILDGDETRGQAHEEVEA
- a CDS encoding alpha/beta hydrolase, with protein sequence MSEQRRIAGDRDLRVTVDTPDADRAVVACPPHPQMGGTRSDPRLRAVGEALGERGVACLRFDYGPWDEGEGERRDALTVLASARDDYDEVALFGYSFGAGVALLAAAESDPEPSALSVLAPPSSLGGADTVAALDGLSCPVQVLYGENDSTVDWEPVVLRARERGDAVESLPGDHFFTGQVAGIGESVAAFLTE
- a CDS encoding MinD/ParA family ATP-binding protein gives rise to the protein MAGHVYTVAGGKGGVGKTTTTVNVGIALQESGRDTVVVDADLGMTNLSELLGLDHEPHLHDVLAGEAEMGDAIATGPKGVSVLAGRGTLDSFAAADPSNLRPVLRALRRSFDAVIVDTGAGLSHETLVPAGVSDGIVLVTTPDEVSLTDARKVGELADHVDGTVVGAVLTKVRDDIDVSAVGEELGEDVLGVVPKDDEATADEPLVVTSPDSYAAQAYRRLGAKLGNRIDEQTVERTAQS
- a CDS encoding dipeptide epimerase — protein: MPRTTEFDWYDLALAEPFGISRGTSTVSENLVVRVDGTDGRVGIGGAAPSEYYGETCETVERVLPDLLAAVEDVDPRNRQRIAHRLSETAGGPAEHPAARAAVSVALADLAAKRADDPLYRDLGLDPGRSIRSSFTVGIDDTERMAERAARAAETYPILKLKLGTDRDREIVRRVRERVPDTTIRVDANGAWDADRAVEMAGFLADEGVEFVEQPVPADDLDGLARVFDAGPLPVAADESCITPADVPRVADAAAIVVPKLSKCGGVWPVLRMCHAARACGLDVMLGCMTETNASIAAAAQLTPLVDYADLDGSLLLADDPFEGIPMPGGSIDLSGVDRPGTGAREK
- a CDS encoding PspA/IM30 family protein, producing the protein MGILSRASYVIRSKVNAVLNRAEDPSETLDYSYEQMRDELQNVKQGIADLTTQKKRLEIQQRRLEENVEKHNEQAREAVRQDREDLARRALEKKKQKMNQIEDLETQIQKLQGQQDQLIEKKDDLQNRIEQFRTKKETMKARYKAAEASKTVSEAMTGAGDEMADVGRSIERAEERTEEMEARAAAMDELQESGAFEDALSDEDQLDRELEEIRTTGEVDAELDTLKAEMGESETDGEAEAGDVDSAADPDVETEVDDEEVEAELDELKEEEQN
- the thrS gene encoding threonine--tRNA ligase; this encodes MSEVTVTLPDGSTLQMEQGSSVEDVAFEIGPGLGRDTVAGVVDGDLVDKHAPIERDVEIEIVTESAAEYLDVLRHSAAHVFAQALQRLYPEAKLTIGPWTDDGFYYDIAGVDIDEDDLEEIEAEAESIIEEDLEIEREMVPRGDAKERYEDNRFKREILEDEAAGEDPVQFYQQGEFYDLCQGPHVESTGEIGGFSLLEMSAAYWRGEEDNEMLTRVYGTAFPSEDELAEFLEQRRKAAERDHRKIGQEMDLFSIDETTGPGLPLYHPNGKTILNELSDYVAGLNRQNDYREVETPHVFRTELWKKSGHYENYVDDMFLLDVNDEEYGLKPMNCPGHATIFDQGQWSYRDLPVRYFEDGKVYRKEQRGELSGLSRVWSFTIDDGHLFVRPDQIEDEVEAIIDIILDILDTFQLDYTVQFATRPDKSVGSDEIWERAESQLESVLEGADMEYVVEDGDGAFYGPKIDFAFQDALGRDWDGPTVQLDFNMPERFDLTYVGEDNEEHRPVMIHRALYGSYERFFMVLTEHYNGKFPPWLAPEQIRILPISDDNLDYAEEIKRELGDYRVTIEDRSWTVKKKIRQAHEDLVPYMLILGGDEEESGTISVRDRKERERNEVDPAAFREHLEREVDQQRTEPTFLH
- a CDS encoding DUF1611 domain-containing protein — encoded protein: MNVALLAHEGFPDRAKTAVGVLRYAEYEVCAVLDREHAGERVRDHLPDVQDAPIVAGIEDVPERVDALVIGIAPIGGDFDERWRPDVRGAIERGCDVLAGLHYFLAEDDEFAALADEHGVELRDLRRPPDDLTVAEGRAREVDADVVLTVGTDCSTGKMTTSAELVAAARERGIDAALVPTGQTGVLIEDWGIVVDRTASDFTAGAVERMVRERGADHDLLVVEGQGSITHPAYSAVTCGILHGAMPDALVLCHEAGREAIHGYEPFAIPPVPEVVSLYEDLAAPVAETTVAAGALNTADLDEGEANRAIIEYATAIDAPATDPVRFDAAELLDALV